AAGATTGGGTGAGGTTTGTTCCAAGAGAGTGTACAGAATACTTATGGCACAAAGTGGATCCATTAAAACTGATGATGTTGAGGACGGTGCTGATTTGTTCAGGCGTCAATTGACTTGAAAAAACTTCTCTCCAGATTTGTGTGGTACTTTTTGATCCTCCGGAGTCCGCCATGACCATCATAATCCGGCCGCCATGATTTATTTTTGGTAAATGTTATATTTAGGGCCTTAAATAGTAGTTCTTTAtaatataaaaagtaaaaagattCTTGgctgtataaaaaaaatggttaatTTCATATTTCCCACCTAAAGTTTTACAGTTCTTTCACCTTGGTCCTTAAACTTTTTGAGTgttaaaaaaaggagaaaaacttgtgtTGCACAGATCACTATCACGGTAGCATTGCATCCTAATAATATAAGGATATGTTATTGTGAACCCTTAATGCAAGTGTCACGTAACAGTATAACTCATTAGTACAAGTGTCTAGTCCACAGTAGTAACGTAAAAGTTCACAGAACTCTAAGAACTGCAATAGAAGGACATGTTTTGCCTTCAACATACCATTATTTGatgaaaattttaacgaaaaaccatatttttatactaaaaagtcatttttgatactatttactttatcgtttattttgtttttattgttaaaactgaaagttttcaagctcttttcatagttttcctttatttgaTTCGTTTTTATAATGTAATCAAGAAACAACAAGTAATTTCCTTTTGACAATTATATTTTAGAAAAACACAAGATATACAAATTCGTACTATGGTTcggttttggtttatttttctCCTAAAactttttcggttcggttttcgagTTGGGGTTTTCGGTTCGATTTCCGAACCAAAACCAGTCCTATGTATGGTAGCGAAAACACATCAATTGATCAACAAAGAAACTGGATATAAATCGAACAAaccaataacaaaaattaatcgTTGAACACACGGATCAAATCAACCTAATAAAATTAGGTGGCAGTTGAAGAGAGAATAAAACTCAGTTTGAGGTTAGAACCCCCTGAAACCGTGTATCTTCTTGTATACACCACCTGCCTCCTCGCGCCTTAGCCAAAATACAAGAGCACAAGAAGgcccaaaattttgttacagTACAAACTAATGcaatgacacaaaaccgagcgcaatggcgttctaggattcatatagccgatcccacttagtggcaaaagactttgttgttgttgttgttgtacaaaCTAATGCAAGAACGGAATGTTGTCATGCAAACTCAATAAAATATTGTTACGGTACAAACAATTCTAAGCTTGAAGTACATATGAAAGGTATATCAAGAACCGGTTACTAAAGCTAGACATCAATCTCATCCAAAGAAACCTTAACATAGCTAAATTCAAAACAATTCTCATACACAAACAAGAACAGTTAATCCCATCCTCCGAATCAACCACTAGAGATCCACAACATTCGCAAGTAAACGTACAAGGCACAAAAATCCAGCGGAGACTGGGACTGGGGAGAGTCGAGGATCGAGACAATGCCCTAGAAACCAGCTCTGGCAATATTCACGCAAAATATAATTACTTTCACAGGAGAAAAGACTAGAAGAAGAATGGAAAACACCCCTATGAAATTAAACCCAAACCCAGCAGGAGACTGGGACTTGGAGTAAGGGAACATACCTGTGAAGTTGCTCTCACCACCAGGTGCATGTAACAGGAAAATAACGACAGCAGTTTCCCTTTGACACAAAAGCAACCGATCCCTATAAACAAACAGAAGTGTTGAATGCCGCTAATACTTGAGTTTTGAGAAGTCAATAGATGCCATTAGAAAACCGAAAAACATGATATCGTAGTCTGCATTAGAAAAACTTTACTAAAATAAGTAAAAATCATATTCTAGGAAAATTACTATTGCTGTCTCTGtacccagaaaagaaaaaatgttgTCAGTTCACAAAGGTGCAACTTCTCTATAAAGAAGTTTCGGCAAATAGCCACTAGCAGGACTGGAATTAGCAAAATTATGTCAAATCAGTCATATGCACTACAAAACTGAAATGTCAAAGCACAGAAAGAagataaaatctgaaaacaatTCCGCCCGGCATCAACCTTTAGATGTGAATCATGTGATGAGTTCAAGTGGGACAACTCAAGCATTCTTCATGAGACTCTATCCTGCACCATATTAGCAGAATATTTTCACTTCAAAATTGGTAAAAACCCCTGGATCTGCAAGTGTCTCTCAAGATTACAGAATTGAAATCAATTTACAAGACATTGTGTTAGCAATCCCTTTCGTATAATCAGCTTCCTTCTATTCTAATCCTCAAAAACATCATAACCTGAACTTATATCCCCATTGACAACAGAATCAGTATCTTTCATTAACTCTGTTAAGCCATCCAACAAAAGGTAAATTTCATCTCTCAGCCGATTTGTGTCCCCCACCAAAAAGGGTGAAAATTCATCGCCCACATCAACCCAAGCACAGCCAGGATCCTTCCTCACACCCAAGTCCCTCATGAAAGTCCTCACTCTCGCTAGGTTGTTCCAACAACCAGCAGCAGCATACATGTTAGCAATTAACACATAGTAACCAGAATTTTCCGGTCTCATTTCTAACAGCTTCCCGGCTGCCCATTCCCCTATCTCCATATTTCCATGGATCCGACATGCTCCAATAAGTGTAGCCCACATAGCAGAAGTTGGCTTGTAAGGCATCCTTGTGATAATCTCCTTTGCTTTGTTTAGTAGACCGGCCCTCCCAAAGAGATCAACCATGCAGGCATAGTGCTCCAAATTGGGAGTTATACCGTATACACTCAGCATCTTTTCAAATAGCATTTGGCCTTGGATTACTAGACCGGAATGGCTACAAGCTGATAAAATTGAAACCATAGTTACATGATCTGGTTTTATGTGTAACAAGTTCATCTCTTCGAATAACTTCAGTGCAGCTTTTCCTTCACCCTGGACTCCATATCCCGCAATCATGGAAGTATAAGTTACTTCATCCCTCTTCGACATTGAATCAAATACTCTTTTCGCCTGTAAAACCTTGCCCGATCTGGCATACATGTCCACAAGGGCATTCCGTAGCAATAAACAATCATCAAACACTACACGCTTTGTAATGTAGCAGTGGAACTCCTTCCCATGTTGAAGGTTTGCTACCCGAGCACAGAGAGGAAGGATGCTGGCAATAGTAACATAGTTAGGTTCAATTCCTGAACACAACATCTCCCTAAATAAGAATGAAGCTTCCTCAGCTCGATCCATGTGAGAATAACCAGAAAGCATGGAGTTCCAAGTAATTATACTCCTATCTTCTATCAATTCAAACAAAGTATAGGCTTTCCTAAGGTCTTTGCACCTAGAATACAATGTAATCAATGCATTATTAACATTATCATACCCATCACAACCACTACGAATCGCAAAACCATGAATTTCCTTCCCTAATTTAATGGCTCCATTGTGGGAACAAGCACTCAAACCAATCGTCAATGCTACCGAGTCCAATAAAATACCACAACTTATCATTTGAGAAAGCAACTCAAGAGCGCCCCTGAAATTACCTGTCCTCAAGCACCCACCAGCAATTGTATTCCAAAGTAAGATATTAACTCCAATACCCTCCATCTGCATGTTTCCAAACAACTCGAATGCATCCGTCCACATGCCCTTGGAGGCATAACCAGAGATCATTGCATTCCAAGAAATTGCATCCCTTGTGGGCATTTTGTCGAATAAGTGACGAGCAACGTCGAGAAGCCCAAATTTCCCATACATGGAGACCAATGAATTATGCACAAATAAATTCCACTCCTGACAACGAGCATCAATGGACTTATGTACCTCCCTGCCAAAACTTATATCCAATTTTTCACCACAAGCCTTGAGAACAGATGGGTAAGTGAAACAATCTGGCCTAATCCCCTTGTTGACCATTTGTTTATACGTAGAGAGAGCCTCATCCACAAGTTCATTTTTAACATATGAAGAGATGAGCACATTCCAAGGTAGAGGATGCAATATATTTGAATTCTCAATAATGATACGAGCCTCAGCATGGAGATTAAAGCTTGAGTAAAATGTAACCAGCTTGGGAACCAAAATGGGGTGTCGTTCAAACCCCAATCTGACAATATGTGCATGAAGCTGTTCACCCTGCGGTAATGTTTTATGGTTGGCGCAAGATAATATAACAGAAGAGATGGAATGTAAGATAAGGTCACAAGTAGGAGAAGAGGCATAGAGCTGCACAAGAGAGACAGTTTTGAATGCTTTTGATAAATTTCCTTGGCTTGCATAATTCTTGATGGATGTAAGAAGAGAATCTATCATAGAATCATCAACAGCTGAACCTGTTTCCGAAATACATAAAGCAGATGAGTTCCCAAATTGTTTCGTTCCTTCCTTCCAGCTTTTAGGTATGAATCTTTGGATTTGAGATATAGAAAGGCCTCTTGGGATGAAACGAGAATAAGATGGTGGCATACACTATAAGGTATCTTCTGCACATAATAACATGGTAAGCAAGAACTGATCGCATGACTTTGCCCAAATTTGCAGCAGGTGTCTCAAGAAAACTGGCTAATAGGAGATCCACTTTTGATTATTAAGATCAGGGACAACTAATCAGATTAAAAAGAAAACCATATCTCTCCTGAAAAATAATTAGAGAAAGTGTTAGAAAGGGCATATTTTATacaaggctttttagccaaaatggtccctgagattgtcatAACTGCTCATTTCAGTCCctaagatttaaaatcgattgAAGTGCtccatgagattgtccaccatcaatcattttggtcattctgtgaaAAATCTTCGTTAAATTTAAGAAACCACCAGTTCAAGTGGAGGGGTTGatatgataaaaataccctcaatttaacgaagattttcacggaatgaccaaaatgattgacagtggacaatctcagggaccacttcagTCAATTGTAAATCTCAGGGACGAAAGTGAGGAGTTGTGccaatctcaggaaccattttggctaaaaggcCTTTATACAGTCATGAAATGTGAGACCGGTCACCATATGTATACATCTTAAATGGTTCATATACAGTAACTTGAAAGTAGGGTGTGTTTAAATTTATGCGTGTGCTTGTGTGTGTGCATGAGGGAGTGCCTCAAACTACGACCAAATTGATCAGTAAAAGTAAATGACAAGACAACACATAACAGGTTTTGGTTAAATACTTTGCAAAACAAAAAGTACCATGGCAAGTTACACAGTTTCTGATGTGGCCACTGGCACAGTAACATATTCTGAATTTTTGGGAACGCACAAGTAGAGTCCTATTCCTTCACAACGCCCAGCTGCTTTTCTACTTTTCCACTTTTCCACACCCATTGGCACAACAACCATTTTCTTTAATCTTTTATAGGCTTAGGGAGTGGAATTTATGGTTGATTACTTTAGGATGTAATCACCGTTTAAAAGCTTAGGGCATAGGGCTTAGCTCTTAACTAGGAATCTAGAATCTGTACTAATCTCTTGTAACCAAAAAAAGGTCtctcaaagagaaagtaattcattgaattgaaccAATAAAATTGGCAATTGTGGTCCTATTTAAGTTTTCCTTCTTTTCAAGAAGGAAATTTTGCATCGTTTCCCTTCAATCTGTATTTAAAATCAGTGTGATGCTGGAATTTATCTAAATACTCTATTGCAGTGATTCCAATACCCTTTTGGTGTGATACCAAAGGCAGGGGTGAGTCCGGATATCTACCCCGTTCGTATTTATTCCTATTGTCCTGCATCACGTATTCCAGTAAGGAACCAGAAACTAAGACTACCCATTAAATCCTATAAAAGTTTCAGCCCTTCTAAAAAGAGAATCTACTATGAGTACATTTATTATCTAACATTATAACTTACTTCAAGCATTCtttctttttgtaattttattttaagcgttCTTTACAAAGTGCTACTTAACTGTTATTCTCTGTTGGAAAGGATCATCTCGCCAGTTCACAAAGTGGAAAGAAGGTTGATTTCTATTTAATAAAATGCACAATTAGGGCACAGCTACAGAGTTGCAGATTTGATAAATCATTTCCATGGG
Above is a window of Malus sylvestris chromosome 15, drMalSylv7.2, whole genome shotgun sequence DNA encoding:
- the LOC126605786 gene encoding pentatricopeptide repeat-containing protein At1g71490-like, with product MPPSYSRFIPRGLSISQIQRFIPKSWKEGTKQFGNSSALCISETGSAVDDSMIDSLLTSIKNYASQGNLSKAFKTVSLVQLYASSPTCDLILHSISSVILSCANHKTLPQGEQLHAHIVRLGFERHPILVPKLVTFYSSFNLHAEARIIIENSNILHPLPWNVLISSYVKNELVDEALSTYKQMVNKGIRPDCFTYPSVLKACGEKLDISFGREVHKSIDARCQEWNLFVHNSLVSMYGKFGLLDVARHLFDKMPTRDAISWNAMISGYASKGMWTDAFELFGNMQMEGIGVNILLWNTIAGGCLRTGNFRGALELLSQMISCGILLDSVALTIGLSACSHNGAIKLGKEIHGFAIRSGCDGYDNVNNALITLYSRCKDLRKAYTLFELIEDRSIITWNSMLSGYSHMDRAEEASFLFREMLCSGIEPNYVTIASILPLCARVANLQHGKEFHCYITKRVVFDDCLLLRNALVDMYARSGKVLQAKRVFDSMSKRDEVTYTSMIAGYGVQGEGKAALKLFEEMNLLHIKPDHVTMVSILSACSHSGLVIQGQMLFEKMLSVYGITPNLEHYACMVDLFGRAGLLNKAKEIITRMPYKPTSAMWATLIGACRIHGNMEIGEWAAGKLLEMRPENSGYYVLIANMYAAAGCWNNLARVRTFMRDLGVRKDPGCAWVDVGDEFSPFLVGDTNRLRDEIYLLLDGLTELMKDTDSVVNGDISSGYDVFED